The Chengkuizengella sediminis DNA segment AAACGAAGTCCCTATTGGAGCCGTGGTGGTGTGGAAAAATAAAATTATCGGCAGAGGACATAACTTAAGAGAAACAAGCTTTGATTCCACTGCTCACGCTGAAATGATAGCTATTCGTGAAGCAAGTGATTATTTGCAAGCTTGGCGATTATTAGATTGTTCCCTTTATGTTACATTAGAGCCTTGTGCTATGTGCGCGGGTGCGATAGTACAATCCAGAGTTGAACAAGTTATATATGGTGCCTCCGATCCAAAAGCAGGTTGTGTAGGTACTTTGATGAACCTACTGCAAGAAGAACGTTTTAATCACCAAACAGAAGTCATTACAGGTGTGTTGCAAGAAGAGTGCAGTGATTTATTAAAAAAGTTCTTTAGACGATTGAGGAAATAATAATGTATAAAAAAAATGATGCTAATCCACTCTATACTAAGAACTATGAAAATTTATAGTGGAGGTTTTAAAGTGACAAAACAGAAATCCAATTTAGATAAAAATTTAGAAAATGTTATTGAGGATTTAGAGGAAAATCCAGTCAACAGCTTCCATGCGCAGCAGTTACATCAGAAACATGAAGATCGCAAACATGAAGATTTAAAAAGAGATAAAGGTTACAAAGGTGATGAATCAAACCCTCAATAACGAATTAACGACAAATATTAAAAAACTGGATTCCTTATATCGGAAACCAGTTTTTTATTTTGCTAATAATCAATTAGCTTGCCCAAAAGTTTTTATCCCATTTATACTTTTTCAAAATGTTTAATTGCTCACTTGATAATGGTCCTAATTCTGA contains these protein-coding regions:
- the tadA gene encoding tRNA adenosine(34) deaminase TadA, which translates into the protein MLTNTNHHQQFMLEAIKEAKIAESKNEVPIGAVVVWKNKIIGRGHNLRETSFDSTAHAEMIAIREASDYLQAWRLLDCSLYVTLEPCAMCAGAIVQSRVEQVIYGASDPKAGCVGTLMNLLQEERFNHQTEVITGVLQEECSDLLKKFFRRLRK